One window of the Lemur catta isolate mLemCat1 chromosome 6, mLemCat1.pri, whole genome shotgun sequence genome contains the following:
- the CREBL2 gene encoding cAMP-responsive element-binding protein-like 2: MDDSKVVGGKVKKPGKRGRKPAKIDLKAKLERSRQSARECRARKKLRYQYLEELVSSRERAICALREELEMYKQWCMAMDQGKIPSEIKALLTGEEQSKSQQNSSRHTKAGKTDANSNSW; this comes from the exons ATGGATGACAGTAAG GTGGTTGGAGGCAAAGTAAAGAAGCCCGGTAAGCGTGGTCGGAAGCCAGCCAAAATTGACTTGAAAGCAAAACTTGAGAGGAGCCGGCAGAGTGCAAGAGAATGCCGGGCCAGAAAAAAGCTGAGATATCAGTATTTGGAAGAGTTGGTATCTAGTCGAGAAAGAGCTATATGTGCCCTCAGAGAGGAACTGGAAATG TACAAGCAGTGGTGTATGGCAATGGACCAAGGAAAAATCCCTTCTGAAATAAAGGCCTTACTCACTGGAGAAGAGCAGAGCAAATCTCAGCAGAACTCAAGCAGGCATACCAAGGCTGGGAAGACAGACGCTAATAGCAATTCCT GGTGA